One region of Bubalus kerabau isolate K-KA32 ecotype Philippines breed swamp buffalo chromosome 6, PCC_UOA_SB_1v2, whole genome shotgun sequence genomic DNA includes:
- the LOC129656369 gene encoding olfactory receptor 12-like produces the protein MSPQGNGNLSVMPLQEFVLDGFAGGPQTQALLFALFLALYVVAILGNLTMIMVITLDASLHSPMYFFLKNLSFVDLCYLSVIYPKALANTVSSSKVITFEGCIIQFFFFSLMGATEAFLLAVMAYDRFVAICSPLHYPISMCPSICARLVLGCYCGGCLNSILQASFTFTLPFCSSNHIDHFFCDVPPLLKLACADTMINELVMFGLCGLIIVGTTLVVLISYGYITVTILSMRSGGGRHKLFSTCGSHVTAVSLFYGTLFVMYAQPGAVESMEQGKVVSVFYTLVIPMLNPLVYSLRNKDVKDALWRLGQKHTAT, from the coding sequence ATGTCACCCCAAGGAAACGGAAACCTCTCAGTGATGCCTCTGCAGGAGTTTGTGCTGGATGGATTTGCGGGTGGTCCGCAGACCCAGGCCCTGCTTTTTGCTCTGTTCCTGGCCCTGTACGTGGTGGCCATCCTGGGGAACCTCACCATGATCATGGTCATCACCCTGGATGCCAGTCTGCACTCCccaatgtacttcttcctcaagaACCTCTCCTTTGTGGACCTGTGTTACTTGTCTGTCATCTACCCCAAGGCCCTAGCAAACACCGTATCTTCCTCCAAGGTCATCACATTTGAGGGATGTatcattcagtttttctttttctctctaatgGGAGCCACTGAGGCATTCCTCCTGgccgtgatggcctatgaccgctttgTGGCCATCTGCAGCCCCTTGCACTACCCCATCTCCATGTGCCCCTCGATTTGTGCCCGCCTGGTGCTGGGATGCTACTGTGGGGGCTGCCTCAACTCCATCCTGCAGGCCAGCTTCACATTCACTCTCCCGTTCTGCAGCTCCAACCACATCgaccacttcttctgtgatgtTCCACCTCTGCTCAAGCTCGCCTGTGCTGACACCATGATCAATGAGCTGGTCATGTTTGGCCTCTGTGGCCTCATCATCGTGGGCACCACACTCGTGGTCCTCATCTCCTATGGCTACATCACAGTGACCATCCTGAGCATGCGCTCAGGAGGAGGGAGACACAAGCTCTTCTCCACCTGCGGCTCCCACGTGACAGCCGTGTCCCTCTTTTATGGGACCCTTTTTGTCATGTATGCCCAGCCGGGAGCTGTGGAGTCCATGGAGCAGGGCAAGGTGGTCTCTGTCTTCTACACCCTGGTCATCCCGATGCTAAACCCCCTCGTCTACAGTCTGAGAAACAAGGACGTGAAGGATGCCCTGTGGAGACTGGGGCAGAAGCACACAGCCACGTGA